The Novosphingobium sp. Gsoil 351 genome contains the following window.
GTGCGCGGGCTCGGGGTTCGCCTCGAGTAGAACGCTGTCGATGCCCCGCGCGGCGAGGAACAGCGCGGCGCAGACCCCGACCGGCCCGGCGCCGACGATGGCGATGGTCGCGTCAGTCATCGCCGGGCCCTTCGAAGGCACTCTGCGCCTGGGCTATGTCGCTGAACAGGATGTTCGAGGCGAGGGGGTTGGTCTTGAGTTCGGCCCCCGCTGCAGGATCGATCCGCACGTCGAGCAGCGCGGGGCCGGATGTCGCCAGCAACGCATTCAGCTGCCCGCCTAGGTCGTCGAACATCTCGCAGGTCAGCCCGGCGCAGCCGAACGCCTCGGCCAATCGCGCGTAGGGCAGCATGCCCAGCTCGGTGTTGAGCGTGCGCCCCAGCGCCACCAGTTGCCCGTGCGCCTCGGTCCCCCAGGCGCCGTCGTTGCCAACCACGACCTTCAGGTTCAGCCCGGCCCGCGCCGCGGCGTGGAGCTCGCCCGGGTGGAAGCCGAGCGAACCGTCGCCGGTCACCAGCACCACCGGCGCGGGATCGCCGATTTCGCGCAGGGCCGCCGCCGCGCCCACCGCCAGCGCGGTGCCACTGCCCATCGCGCCCAGCGGGTAGTGATCCATGAACCCGCCCGCGCGCCGCACCCGCAGCGCCCCGTACATCCAGTTGGCGATGTCCGCGCCGTCGCCGACCAGCACCGCGTCCGCCGGCAGGCGCGACCGGAGCGCGGCCGCCAGCGTCAGCGGATGGATCGCGCCGCCGCCGGGCTTGGCCAGCCGCGCTACCGTCGCCGCGCGCTGCGTCAGCGTCTGTGGCAACCAGGATGGTTTCGCTGCCACCCGCCGCGCGCGCAGCCGCTCGACCACCAGCGCAAGGGTGGCGTCGGGATCGCCGAGCAAGGCGCAGTCGATCGGGCGATTGCGCCCGAACGCCTCGGCCACCGCGTCGATCTGGATGAACCGGGCGGTCCTCGCGAAGCGCGGCACCAGCCCGAACCCGAGCCGCTGGGTCAGCACTTCGCCGACCACCAGCACGCAGTCCGCCTGGTGCGCGGCAATCTGGGCATAAGGCCACGAAAAGCCGAGCGCGTCGTCTTCGGCGACCAGCCCGCGCCCGCTGCCGTTGCCGAGCACCGGCACCGCGAACTCGCTCGCCAAGGCGCGCAAGGCATCCGCCGCGCCGCTGCGGAAGGCGCCGAACCCGGCGATGGCCAAGGGGCGCTGAGAATCCGCCAGCATCCGCGCGGCCTGATCGATCGCATCGCCGTCGGCGGGAGAGGATGGCGCGGCGAGGATGGTCGGTTCGGCTGCCCCGCTCTCGGCCTGGAACAGGTCCTGCGGGATCACCAGCACCGCCGGACCGGGCCGCCCGCTTACCGCCATGCGGATCGCGGTGGCGAGATAGTCGCCCAGCCGGTCCGCGCTGGGCACGGTGCGCGCCCACTTCGCCACCGGGGCGACCAGGGCCAGTGGATCGGAGGTCTCGGCCTCGGCGTGGCCGCGTGGCGGGCTGGCGGCGAGCACCACCACCGGCGAGCCGAGTGCGTGCGCCACCGCCAGTCCGCCGATCGCATTGGCCATGCCCTGCTCGGCGACGATCAGCGCCACCCCCAGCCGCGGCGGGCGGCGATCGGCAAGGGTGCGGGCATAGCCGTCCGCAGCGCCCACCGCGCCGCTTTCGTGACGGCTGGAAACGATCGCGAACTCCGCGCGGTCGAGCGCGTCGAGCAGCCAGGTGTGCGACGCGCCCGCCACCGCGAACACCGTCGCGACGCCCTGCGCGGCCAGTTGCGCCGCGATCCGTTCCGCGCCGGTCATCGCCCCTGCCTCGGCAGCAGCGCGATCAGCGCCGTCGCCAGCGCGAGCAATGCCATCGAGGCGAGGATCGCCGTGCGATAGCCGCCGGTCGCATCGTAGCTCCACCCCGCCAGTGGCGAGGCGGTCGCGGTGAGCGGAACCATGATGAGGTTGGTCAGCCCGAGCGCGCGGCCGAACGAGGCCTGGCCGAACACCTGGGCGACGATCAGCCCCCACAGCGGCAGCATGCCCCCCGTGGCGAGCCCGAGCAGCAGGCAGGCGGCGAGCAGCGAGGGATAGCCGCGCGCCGCGATCAGCCCGGCGAAGGCGAGGATGGTCAGGCCCAGCGCGCCGGCGAACAGCCATTTGAGCGGGCTGCGCTCGGCCAGCCAGCCGAACCCCAGCTTGCCCGCCATCGAGGTGACCGAAAGCACGGAAACCAGGCCCGCGGCGGCGACCTCGCCGACCCCCAGATCGCGACCATAGGCGGCAAGGTTGTTGACCAGGCCGAGATAGGTGGCGAGCTTGATTCCGACGCCGAAGGTAATGATCCAGAACGCCGGCATCGCCAGGATTGCGGAGGCCGACAAGGCTTCGTCCGCGATTTCGAGACCGGTGGGCGCATAGCTGTCCTCGCCCGGCAGCCCGACATCGGCGGGCCGATCGACTATCGCGAGCGCGACGATTGCCGCCACCGCCAGCGCCGCGCCGCAACCGACCAGCGCGGCGGCTGTCCGCCAGCCGAACGCCGCCGTCCCGGCGGCCAGCGCCACCGGAAACACGAACCCGCCGAGCGAGGTGCCCAGCGTGGATATTCCCATCGCCCGCCCGCGCCTGGGGCCGAACCAGCGAGTGATCAGCGCGGCGCTGGAAAGCTGCCCGAGGAGGACGTTGGCGGGGGCAAGCAGCACCGAGTAGATCGTCCATACCTGCCACAGCGCTCCCGCCTTCGAGAGCGCGAGGAATCCGGCGGCGAGCATCGCGCAGGCCAGCAGCATCAGCCGCCGCACCGATCCCCGGTCGATCGCCCGCCCGGCGAGCGGGGCGAGCGCGCTCGAGGCGAGCGAGAGGCAGGTGGTCGTCACCATCACCGCGCCCCGGCTGGTGCCGAACTCACGCTCCAGCGGCAGCGCCAGCGCCGAAAAGCCGTAGATCAGCAGCCCGGCCTGCGCCATCTGGGTGGCGATCGTGCCGCCGGTCACGGCCCAGCCGCGGTACATCAGCGCCAGTCCGTCACGGCTTTGGGCGAACGCCGGTCTGGGTCACGCACAGCAGCCGGGCCACGGTCTTGCCGGTGTTGACCCAACTGTGGTTGTTGCCTGCCTGGATCAGCACGTCGCCCGGCTTCATCGCAACCCGCTTGCCGCCCCCCGGTCCAGTGGCGAGGACCAGATCGATCTGCCCCGTCAGCAGCACGATGTAGTCCATGCTCTCCTGCTTGTGCAGCGGGATGTCCTTGAGGTTCGATCCGGGCGGAATGTCCGCCACGTAGAGGCTGCTGCCGGTGAAGCCGGGGCGATAGGCATTGCCCGCGGTCGCCCCCAGATCGGCGGCAACCGGAACCGCCACGGGCGAGCCTTGCGTCTCCCACAGCCGGGTGATCGTCGAGCCGTTGAGCGTGACTGAGTTGGCGCTGTGCCCGTCGGCCAGCACCACCGCGCGGCCGGCCGCATCCTCGGTCGTGACGATGCGGCGGATCGGCGCCGGGCCGGATTGGGCATGGGAGGCGTGAGCCTGGGCGGGAAGGGCGCTTGCGACAAGCGCCGCGCCGATGAGCAGCCCACCCAACTCGACCCAGGCTCGTTCGCTCCGAGCTGGTTGCAAGCGAAGCTGATCGGAAGGGTCGACGGCCGCACTCGCCTTGCCGCGCAGCGCCTGGCGGGAGGGAAGGGACCGGCATTCGCCAACCTTGGTGTGAACGGAACGGGTCATCATGGCAGGCCTCTCGCGTGAAATCCGGTGCGGCGATCGGCGAACGCCGTGCAGCCGCCGATGGAGAACCCGGCGATGCCGGGAGACAGGCCTTGGCCGAGCAGCGCCGCAGCCTGCTCATCGCCTGCCGCCAGCGCGGGCAGCGCAGGTGCCGCGCCGAACAGCACATCGGCCAGCCGCGTTGCGCCGTTGGGGTGCTCGCGCAGCTCGGCGGCGAAGACGATATCGGGATCGCGATGCTCGACGACCGCGGTAATCGCGCCGGGCACGACCTCGGTCAGCGGGAACCAGACGAACCGCGCTTCGCGTTCGCCTTCGCGAAGTTGGACGCGGCGGGACGAAGCGCGCGGCCGCCCGGCGGCGAGCGCACCCAGGCGCGCGTGATCGGCGGCGGCATCGCTGGTCGCCAGCGCGAGAATGCACACGCCTTCGCCCTGCGCGAGCAGCGGCTCGAGGTGGTTGCCGCTGCCGGGCACGGGCGTGCTGATCTCGACATAGCCGTTGGCGAACACGCAATGCGCGCTGATCTGGCCGAGCGGTCCGTCCGCACCCATCAGGGGCACCCCGTCGTTGACCCGGAACCCGCGCCCGCGCAGCCAGGCGAGCGTGGGGGCGAGGTCGCGGACGACGATTCCGATATGATCGATTGCCAGCCCGTCGAGCGCGGCGGCGTTTGCCCAGGGATCATGCATCGGATGGCGCCGCGCGGCGCGCGGCCCACACTGGCGGCATGGGGGGAACCAGGACGCGAACCCCGAACCACGCCGGGAGGGCCAGGGCGATTCCCACGCCAGCGCGCCGTGCTTCAGGCAAGCGGAGGCTCCTCGTAGGCGCGGGCATAGCGCGCCAGCTCGGGCGGGAGCCGCGGGGTATAGGGCGGATCCCAGCGGAACGGCTTCTTCTCGGTCGCGAAAGTGTTGTCGAGCGGCCCGCCGATCGTACGGACGAACAGCAAGTAGCCGGTGTCTGTGCCTGAAGGTCCGTGCCATTCGCGCTCGCGCCACCAGGCATAGCCGCCCGGACCCATCCGTCCGCAATCGCCCCACACGTAGGTTCCGGCCAGGCAGAACAGCTCCTCGACCATAGCGTGGGTCCACTGCGGCTTGGCCATCCCGGGGGGCACGCGGTGCGGCGGGGACATATAGAGGAACGAGGTTTCCTGCGTGTAGGGATCGGTCCGCAGCGGCTTGATCGCGACCCCCTTCGACAGTTGCGGATCGACCAGCCCCGGGTCCCATTCCATGCCCAGCGGATCGACGTGTTCGACCAGCAGCGCCGGATCGTGCGGGGTCGCCGGTGACCCGGCGACGACTTGTGGGGCGTCGTAGAACATCGTCAGCACCGTCGCCCCCGCCGGGCTTGCGGCGGCCTCGTGAACGTATCCGGCGGGCAGGAAGCCGTATTGCTGGCGGGTGTAGCTGCGCCCGTTGATGATCAGCTCGCCCTCGAGAATCAGGAACTCCTCATGGCAGGTGAGGTGCTCGGGACGGTCGCGCCGCCAGCCCGCGGGATAGCGCACGATGGTGGTCGCGTCGGTTCCCGCTTCGTCGATCGACAGCAGCTTGGATCGCACTTCGGGCCGCGCCCCTGAATACAGCCCGTCGCGCCACGGCAGGGCCGGGGCCTGGATAAACAGGATATGCGGTCGCGCCACGGCGTTGCTCCCCTCGTCGTCGGCCCCAATATCCAAATTTGGTATACCAAGTCAACCATGGCCTGCCCCGCCGACGGGCCCCCGGGCAAGCTCGCGAAGCGATCAGCCGGCGTGGCGGCGGTGTGCGGCCTGGCCGGTGCGGATGTGGCTGCCCATCGCCGACTGCGCCCAGTCCGCATCCCTGCTGGCGATAGCCCCGACGATGGTGCGATGTTGCGCCAGCGATGTCGCGAAATCGCCCGGCTCGTAAGCGCCGAAGATGTTGGCCAGCACCCGGAAGCTCATGGTCTGCTTGAGGATTTGGGCGATCCGCGGGTTGCGCGCCATCGCCGCGATTGTATCGTGGAAGGCCTGGTCGAGCTTGACGTATGCCACTTCCTCTTGCGCGCCGCCCGCTTCGACCAGGCTGGCCATCTCGGCGACGATCGCTTCCAGTCGGCCGATGTCGGCGTCGGTCGCCTTTTCGGCGGCGAGCCTGGCGACGAAGCTTTCGAGGACGATGCCAAGCTCGAAGATCTCGGTCAGTTCGCCAGCATCGAACGAGCTGACGATGATCGAGCGTCCGGGACGGACCTCGGCGAGACCGTCCGCCGACAGGCGCCGCAGCGCCTCGCGAATCGGGGTCCGGCTGACGCTGAGCTCGTCGCACAGATCGCGCTCCTTGAGCGCGGTGCCGGGCTTGAGCCGCCCTTCGAGGATTTGCTCGCGGAGGGCAAGATAGGCCTGGTCGGAAGCATTCATCGCTTGCCTGTGGCACCGGCTTCGACGGCTGGCAATCTGTCGCGGTGGTGGTATACCATACTGCCGATCACCGCTCAGGCGATTTGCGCGCGGGCGTATGGCGGCTTCGCCGGCTAGATGTGAGCTTTCAGGAGGTTGTTCATCCGGTGTGATCCGGTCAGACTGATGTTGCAACACGTCAGCACTGAAGGAATGACCGGATGAACATCCACAAGAATGCCCGAACCACGCCTTTCAGTCGAGCCGAGATCGTGCGGCGCATAATGGTGCTGCGCGAGACCCCCAGGGCGGTTGCAACCGCCCTGGGGGTCTCGGAGCGAACCGTCGCCAAGTGGCTGGCGCGCTACAGGGCTGAAGGCGAGGCCGGTCTAGCCGATCGCAGCTCGCGTCCGCGCCGGTTTCCCGGCGCCACGCCGGCCAATATCATCGACGAGATCATCGCGCAGCGCCGGCTGCGCATCACCGGCAAGCAGATTGCCAGAATGCTTGCGGTCTCGCCTGCTACCGTCAGCCGGGTGTTACGCAAAGTCCGTCTCAGCCGCATGCGCGACCTCGATCCGCCAGTACCGGTACACCGCTATGAGCGGGCCCATCCCGGTGAGCTGATCCACATCGATATCAAGAAGCTCGGCCGCTTCGAGAGCATCGGACACCGTATCACCGGCGACCGGACCCGACAGAGCAACACCCGTGGCTATCGCGCTGGCGAGAGATATGGTGCCGGTTGGGAGTTCGTCCACGTCTGTATCGACGATGCCTCACGCATCGCCTTCAGCCAGATCCACCGCGACGAGAAGAAGCAAAGCGCCGTCGCCTTCCTCTACGCGGCAATCGAATACTATCGCAGCCTCAGGAGTCACCGTCACCCGCGTCATGACCGACAACGGTGGGTGCTACCGAAGTTACGCATTCCGCGATGCCTGCAAGGCACTTGGCCTCAAGCACATCCGAACCAGACCCTACACCCCCAAGACCAATGGCAAGGCCGAACGCTTCATCCAAACCAGCTTGCGCGAATGGGCCTACGCCAGAGCCTATCCTACCTCGGAACACCGAAAACAGGCGCTTGAACCCTGGCTCCACAACTACAACTGGCATCGACCTCACGGTAGTCTACAATCCAACCCGCCCATCAGCCGACTGGGTCAGCCGGTGAACAACCTGTTGAGGCTCCACAGCTAGAGCCCCAGCGATCCAGGGTTGACCAGTCGTGCGGGATCGACCGCCTGCTTGATCTGCCGCAGCAATTCCGTGACGCGCGGCTCGCGGGTGCCGAGCAGGTCATAGGCGCGGCCGATCTGGACGTGGACCGCACCCTGCTGCTGCATGATCGCCTTCAATTCGCCGCGCAGGGCGTGGACATAGGCGGTGGTCTCGGATGGCTCGGGTGTCGCTTCCAGCCGCGCCAGATCGCTGGTCTGGGCGATCCGGTCGTGGGCGAGGTGGTCCTCGTCGTTCCAATAGATCAACGGCTCGATGCACAGCGCCGACTTGCCGACCGCGAAGAATACGGTCCCGACCCTGACCCCGCGCCGCTCCATCTCTTCGGCATGGCGCGCGAACAGCGCCGCGATCGCGGCGTGCGCGGTGGGCGCGCGGCTGTGGGGATAGAGGCTGTTGGTGGGCAGGTTGCGCTCGGCGGTGCGGCGCTCGGGCACGTTGAAGTTGGTGAACGGCATCGCCCGCAACGCCCGCGGCACCGACGGCGCCACTTCCTGCGCGCCGTTGGCCAGCGCGATCGCGCGGACCTGCTTGAGCCGCGCGGCCGCGCCTTCGGCGCTGTGGTCGTCCATCGTCACTTGAAGCAGATGCGTGCTGGGGCGGAACACCGCCTTGCCCGCCAGCGCGATCCGCAGCCCGGCGCGCAGGCCGTCGATCACGCCCGCGCCGTTGCGGATCACCGCGAGGAGGAAGCTCAGGTCCTGGCGCGTGCCGGTGGAGGCTTCGCTCATCACCCGGACGAAATATGGGTCCCAGGCATAGGCTTCTGCGGCCAGCCCGCGCCGGCCGATCTCCGACAGCGCGGCGACCGCCTGCGACCCATCGGCAAACGCGAAGCTGCCATAGGCCTGGTGCGGCGGAAACTTGATCAGCTTGAGCGTCGCCACCGCCTTGAACCCGAGCGCGCCGGTATCGGCCAGGAACAGCCCGGTGAGATCGGGGCCGTAGTTGCGATAGAACGGCGCGGTGTTGGCCGCACTGTCCGATCCGGTGTGGATGATCGAGCCGTCCGCGAGGACCATCTCGATGCTCAGCACCGATTCCATCACCGTGCCGTACTCGGTCGAGCCGAGAAAGAACGAGCCTTGCGACAACGCCCCGCCGACCGTCGCGCTATAGCCCGACATCGGCCCGAAATAGGGGGTGCGCAGACCCTTGGCTTTCAACGCCGTGTAGAGATCGTGCCAGGTGCAGCCCGCGCCCACGCGCACGTACATGTCGGTCTCGTTGATCTCGAAGACCCGGTCGATGCCGCGCAAATCCAGCGTGACGCTTTCCTCGACCGAAGCGGTATAGCCGCCGGTATAGGAGAAGCCGCCGCCGCGCGGGACGATCGCCACCCCGGCATCGCCGCATGCAGCGACCACGCCCGCCAGCTCTTGGGTGAGACTCGACCCGCACCACCGCCAGCGGACGCGCGCCCGACGCGGCGAGGTCGGTCGAGAAGAAGGTCCGGCGCGCAGGATCGTTAGTTACTCGATCGCCGCCCACGATCGCGGCTAGGCGCGCGAGCAGGTCTTCTCGAGCCGCAGCAGCTGGGCGGGCCTTCAAGGCTTTTTCGGGTGCTGTCATCATGCACCTGCCTTGTCCCGCCAACGATGGCGCGAAAGGTGGCGCGGGTCCTTCAACCGAAGTTCGGAGACGCCGGCGGTGCGAAAAGCTTTC
Protein-coding sequences here:
- a CDS encoding thiamine pyrophosphate-binding protein, with product MTGAERIAAQLAAQGVATVFAVAGASHTWLLDALDRAEFAIVSSRHESGAVGAADGYARTLADRRPPRLGVALIVAEQGMANAIGGLAVAHALGSPVVVLAASPPRGHAEAETSDPLALVAPVAKWARTVPSADRLGDYLATAIRMAVSGRPGPAVLVIPQDLFQAESGAAEPTILAAPSSPADGDAIDQAARMLADSQRPLAIAGFGAFRSGAADALRALASEFAVPVLGNGSGRGLVAEDDALGFSWPYAQIAAHQADCVLVVGEVLTQRLGFGLVPRFARTARFIQIDAVAEAFGRNRPIDCALLGDPDATLALVVERLRARRVAAKPSWLPQTLTQRAATVARLAKPGGGAIHPLTLAAALRSRLPADAVLVGDGADIANWMYGALRVRRAGGFMDHYPLGAMGSGTALAVGAAAALREIGDPAPVVLVTGDGSLGFHPGELHAAARAGLNLKVVVGNDGAWGTEAHGQLVALGRTLNTELGMLPYARLAEAFGCAGLTCEMFDDLGGQLNALLATSGPALLDVRIDPAAGAELKTNPLASNILFSDIAQAQSAFEGPGDD
- a CDS encoding MFS transporter; its protein translation is MYRGWAVTGGTIATQMAQAGLLIYGFSALALPLEREFGTSRGAVMVTTTCLSLASSALAPLAGRAIDRGSVRRLMLLACAMLAAGFLALSKAGALWQVWTIYSVLLAPANVLLGQLSSAALITRWFGPRRGRAMGISTLGTSLGGFVFPVALAAGTAAFGWRTAAALVGCGAALAVAAIVALAIVDRPADVGLPGEDSYAPTGLEIADEALSASAILAMPAFWIITFGVGIKLATYLGLVNNLAAYGRDLGVGEVAAAGLVSVLSVTSMAGKLGFGWLAERSPLKWLFAGALGLTILAFAGLIAARGYPSLLAACLLLGLATGGMLPLWGLIVAQVFGQASFGRALGLTNLIMVPLTATASPLAGWSYDATGGYRTAILASMALLALATALIALLPRQGR
- a CDS encoding cupin domain-containing protein, which produces MTRSVHTKVGECRSLPSRQALRGKASAAVDPSDQLRLQPARSERAWVELGGLLIGAALVASALPAQAHASHAQSGPAPIRRIVTTEDAAGRAVVLADGHSANSVTLNGSTITRLWETQGSPVAVPVAADLGATAGNAYRPGFTGSSLYVADIPPGSNLKDIPLHKQESMDYIVLLTGQIDLVLATGPGGGKRVAMKPGDVLIQAGNNHSWVNTGKTVARLLCVTQTGVRPKP
- a CDS encoding VOC family protein; this encodes MHDPWANAAALDGLAIDHIGIVVRDLAPTLAWLRGRGFRVNDGVPLMGADGPLGQISAHCVFANGYVEISTPVPGSGNHLEPLLAQGEGVCILALATSDAAADHARLGALAAGRPRASSRRVQLREGEREARFVWFPLTEVVPGAITAVVEHRDPDIVFAAELREHPNGATRLADVLFGAAPALPALAAGDEQAAALLGQGLSPGIAGFSIGGCTAFADRRTGFHARGLP
- a CDS encoding cupin domain-containing protein yields the protein MARPHILFIQAPALPWRDGLYSGARPEVRSKLLSIDEAGTDATTIVRYPAGWRRDRPEHLTCHEEFLILEGELIINGRSYTRQQYGFLPAGYVHEAAASPAGATVLTMFYDAPQVVAGSPATPHDPALLVEHVDPLGMEWDPGLVDPQLSKGVAIKPLRTDPYTQETSFLYMSPPHRVPPGMAKPQWTHAMVEELFCLAGTYVWGDCGRMGPGGYAWWREREWHGPSGTDTGYLLFVRTIGGPLDNTFATEKKPFRWDPPYTPRLPPELARYARAYEEPPLA
- a CDS encoding GntR family transcriptional regulator encodes the protein MNASDQAYLALREQILEGRLKPGTALKERDLCDELSVSRTPIREALRRLSADGLAEVRPGRSIIVSSFDAGELTEIFELGIVLESFVARLAAEKATDADIGRLEAIVAEMASLVEAGGAQEEVAYVKLDQAFHDTIAAMARNPRIAQILKQTMSFRVLANIFGAYEPGDFATSLAQHRTIVGAIASRDADWAQSAMGSHIRTGQAAHRRHAG
- a CDS encoding FAD-binding oxidoreductase, coding for MLRAGPSSRPTSPRRARVRWRWCGSSLTQELAGVVAACGDAGVAIVPRGGGFSYTGGYTASVEESVTLDLRGIDRVFEINETDMYVRVGAGCTWHDLYTALKAKGLRTPYFGPMSGYSATVGGALSQGSFFLGSTEYGTVMESVLSIEMVLADGSIIHTGSDSAANTAPFYRNYGPDLTGLFLADTGALGFKAVATLKLIKFPPHQAYGSFAFADGSQAVAALSEIGRRGLAAEAYAWDPYFVRVMSEASTGTRQDLSFLLAVIRNGAGVIDGLRAGLRIALAGKAVFRPSTHLLQVTMDDHSAEGAAARLKQVRAIALANGAQEVAPSVPRALRAMPFTNFNVPERRTAERNLPTNSLYPHSRAPTAHAAIAALFARHAEEMERRGVRVGTVFFAVGKSALCIEPLIYWNDEDHLAHDRIAQTSDLARLEATPEPSETTAYVHALRGELKAIMQQQGAVHVQIGRAYDLLGTREPRVTELLRQIKQAVDPARLVNPGSLGL